GCTCACATTACTGTTATCAGGTGATCAAGCTCCTTCATTAAATAATGtgttcagttttgaaaaagaaaatataagtcaAAATTATTCATCTTACTATCATAAAGAGATGAACACTTTAACTTTATGCTTTATATACTCTTACACTGTGTccatatatagaatatataagaCGAAGTAAAGAATACAGagaatgttttttttaaactgctttattAACTTCACAATATATaatgagcatctttccatgcAATAGGTAAAACTTCCCTGCTGACAGAAACTTACAGACTGGGTCaaaaacacaacattcagttAGAAGCTGGTAATAGGAGACCCACCAGAAATGAATGACACCAAAAGGTTTACAACAAAGGTACATCACGAACATGTAAGTTTAGGAAGCAGGTGTCTCCCTATTAACGTCAGGGAAAACATCAGGATTCAAGGCATAAGGCAAAACTCATCATGATGGTCATGGTGAGGGGGGTCAATGCTAACTGCCCGCAAACTATGACTCAACTGCTTTTCCCTCAGCTTTTCCCTCAGCTGTCTCACCTCCTCCCCAATTCTTTCCATATTCTCTTCTCTCATCCTTGCCTGTGGCTCTCCAAGCCTCTGGGTCATGTCCCATCTATATTGCAGGATGGGCTGCCTAACACGGAACCGTCTACGATTTCCTCTAGGCACACAGCATTCACCAGCTTCCAAAGGGAGGGCCAAGGGCTCTCCTTTACTAGCATCGTgttccttttcatcctttttttcattttcctggttGGCATTTTCCA
This DNA window, taken from Equus przewalskii isolate Varuska chromosome X, EquPr2, whole genome shotgun sequence, encodes the following:
- the LOC103566272 gene encoding protein BEX1, whose translation is MASKEEQAVKNLNMENANQENEKKDEKEHDASKGEPLALPLEAGECCVPRGNRRRFRVRQPILQYRWDMTQRLGEPQARMREENMERIGEEVRQLREKLREKQLSHSLRAVSIDPPHHDHHDEFCLMP